Proteins from one Thermococcus sp. M36 genomic window:
- a CDS encoding glycerophosphodiester phosphodiesterase family protein codes for MSRWESGRVLVLGHRGYMSRYPENSILAFRKAIEAGADGIELDVWLTRDGEVIVMHDETIDRTSDMNGRQKDMTLEELKRADIGMGERIPTLKEAFEAIPGDTLINIELKDPDTAGEVAKIVAENNPERVMISSFEIDALRAYREHDRTTTMGLLIDREDVVPLIPKLKGELNLWSINVPMEAIPILGLEKTVQTIRWARSLGLKVVLWTENDVLFYRDDNLAKLRGLFEVVIANDVEKMIGYLRKLGLR; via the coding sequence ATGTCCAGATGGGAATCCGGTAGGGTGCTCGTTCTCGGCCACCGCGGCTACATGAGCAGGTACCCGGAGAACAGCATTCTAGCCTTCAGGAAGGCGATAGAGGCAGGGGCGGATGGGATAGAGTTGGACGTCTGGCTCACCAGGGACGGGGAAGTAATCGTCATGCATGACGAGACCATAGACAGGACGAGTGACATGAACGGCAGGCAGAAGGACATGACCCTCGAAGAGCTCAAGAGGGCTGATATCGGGATGGGGGAGCGTATTCCAACACTCAAGGAAGCGTTTGAGGCCATCCCGGGAGACACCTTAATCAATATCGAGCTTAAAGACCCGGACACAGCCGGGGAGGTCGCTAAAATCGTCGCGGAGAACAATCCTGAGAGGGTTATGATATCGTCCTTCGAGATAGACGCACTGAGGGCCTATCGGGAGCACGACAGGACTACCACGATGGGGCTGCTCATAGACCGGGAAGATGTGGTGCCCCTTATTCCGAAGCTGAAAGGGGAACTCAACCTGTGGTCGATAAATGTCCCCATGGAAGCGATTCCAATACTTGGCCTCGAAAAGACCGTGCAGACAATTAGGTGGGCGCGCTCGCTCGGCCTTAAAGTTGTTCTCTGGACAGAGAACGACGTTCTCTTCTACAGGGATGACAACCTCGCGAAGCTGAGGGGCCTTTTCGAGGTGGTCATAGCGAACGACGTTGAGAAGATGATCGGTTACCTCAGGAAGCTCGGCCTCAGATAA